Within Leptospira brenneri, the genomic segment TGCAGAAGGATACATATCTTCGAAGGCAATTGTGTATCTACCAGAACGTGCTGTGGTTGCAAGACTTGGATCTTCAGGGAATTCATCATAAATATTTGCGATTCCATCACAATCAGTATCAACTGCCTGCACACAACCATTGACTGGTTGGAAGTTGGTTGTATCAACATTGATAACAGGAGCTACCACCACAGTTCCAGAAGAGGAACCTGAACCACCATTGGCTGGTTGTTGTACGGGAGCTGTTCCTGTAAGTTCTACTACTTCACCAGTAGTTGGATTCACACCGATCACACTGATCTCTACAGTAGTTACTGTAGGAGGAACGCTAATAGGAATGGTCACAGATCCATTAGAATCAGTTGTTCCTACTCCCACCACATTGGGTTGCCCTGTCGTTGTAGTTTCAGTCACAGTAACAGGAGCATTTGCCACTGGGCCTGATTCATTTCCAACAGTAACGGTTACGGGAACCGTGATATTTGTTTCAAAGTTAAAATTACCACCATTGGTTTGGTCTACTACTACAGTTGTAGTTTCATTATTTACGGTAGTGGGTGCTGGAGTGGGAGTTGTTACCACAGGAGCAGGGGTTGGTGTGGTGACTACCGGCTCTGGGTTTGTTGGTTCCGAAGGAGTCGTAGGTGCAGGTGATGCAACCTCAGGAGCTGGAGTGGGAGTTGTTGTCGTTTGTTCTCCTCCATTTGTGGAACCATCTGTTGGTGTGGTTTCAGAAGGAGCAGTGATTTGACCTGGGTCTGTAGTTTCTAAGCCAACTACAGTGAATGTACCATTTCCAGTATTTGCTGCTTCTGCCTGCGTCGCAGTTGACCCATCCCCCAATCCTAAAAAGGGAAGAAGTAATAATCCCTTCTTTTTATTGGAACAATCCAATAAGAGAAGAGGAATTGTTATAAGAACTAACCATCGTTTCATGTCGATATATCCTACCTGTATAGGGAATTAAACGACAAAATAGTTAAAAAATCAACGGCGATTTACAGGAGTTTAGGGAAATCCATGGGATTTTTTGGGGAATGTACGAAAAGTAAGAAAAAAAAATGAACAAAATGCCCTGAAAACAGTAAACAAGAGCATTTGTATTACTTAGAACTCTTTTTGGAAACATGAGCAACTGCATTTCCAAAAACAAAATTTTGGAACCGTACATTTTGAAACCCAAGTTCGTTTAAAATGCCCGTTAAGGTTTCTTGGTCAGGGTAGGCTTTCGATGAATGAGGTAGGTAATCAAACATCTCATTTTCCTTTCCATAGAGCAAATACCCAAATAAAGGAACAATTTTGAAAAAATAAAAGTCAGCAAAGAATTTTAGGAATTTAGGTCTCACTCGTCCTACATCCAAATTCACGAAGACTCCACCTTGCTTTAATACTCGTTTGATTTCGAGTAGGCATTTCCCAATATCAGAAACATTCCGTAGGCCAAAGCCCATCGTCACAATGTCAAAACTACCATCTGCAAACTGACTTAAGTCCATGGCATCGCCAACAAGGAGTGTCACTTTTGGGTCTTTTGGAATTTTGTGGATGGCAAAGGACAACATCTTTTCTGAAAAATCAAGACCAACTACTTTTTCTAGGTTTGGATCTTGGGAGAGACGAAGAGTGATGTCTCCTGTCCCACAACAGAGGTCTAGGGCAGATTTGGCGAAAGGAACGCTCTTTTTGGCTTCTCTCACCACCCAATCCTTCCAAATACGATGTAGAAAGAAACTATTCCAATCATTGAACCGATCGTAGGCTTTGGCGATTCCATCAAAATTAGTTCTTACATATTCCGGTTTCTTTTCTTGGGATGGCAGTTGGTATTGGTTCATAGAGGTCGATACATCCATGAATTGGACATTTTCAATTCCCGCAATTTTGATTTTTATTCTGCTTTTTTGTTTTTCGCTGACTTCCTTCTTTTTTTTCTTCCGATTGGTTCTTGGACTTCGGAAATTAGAAGATCGTAGCTTTCGTTTGGAGTTATTTCCTAAAGAACCAACCGATGCTGAATTGGAATTATTCTTTTCTCCTTTGGAAAGAACCATTCATTGGCTACCAACCATAGCTTCCCTTTCTATGCTTCTCGGGCTTCTTGGAACTGTGATTGGAATTAATTCTGCTTTTGGTGCTATGGAATCACAAGGTAAAGTGAGTTTAGAAGTACTTGCGGGTGGAATTAAAGATGCTTTGAATACAACCATTGTTGGATTACTTGTTGCAATTCCTGCTTTATACTTTCACAGGTTTGGGGAAAATAAAATTCGTTATATTTCGGAACTTTTGGTAAAAGATTTTTCAAATTCGAAATGAAACTGCGTAAATCCAGCTCAAATTCCTCCATTGACATTAGTAGTTTGATTGATGTATTATTCATTTTACTAATTTTTTTAATGTTAGCTGTTCGGTTTACGGAAACAACTTCTACTTTACAACTTGACCTTCCCAAAACTCAAACAGATTCCATTGGAGAGGAGTCACCCAAGTTTAAAATCCAAATCAATCATTTAGGCCTCATTTACATTGATGGAAAAGAAACTGGGAAAGAATTGTTAACCGATGTAATTCCAAAAAATGAAGATGGAAAATCTAGAATCGTTTTAGAAGTGGATAAAAAAGTTGAATTTCAGTTTTTTGTTTTGGTAACCGATTTATTAAAATCGAAAGGTTATCAAAAGATAGACATCGTTACTCTGAAAGATTAGAAGACTGCAATAAATCGATTAAAAATTTATACCTTTTGTTTTGAACTTTTTGTTCTAGGATTTTTTTCCCTCTATCTTCTGTTTGGATTCCGTTCAAAACCCCTGTTAACAATCCAAAGTTTTGGATTCGAATCAGTTTCAGAATTTCACGTTTTAGTTCTGGAGAAGATGCATTCAAAAAACTTTGGACAAATTCTTCCTCAGACTCTTCTTGTTTTTCTGTTTGTATGATCTCATCCGTATGAGTTGGTCCAAGTTTTGATTTTTGTTTTAATCCTTCTGGAACTATTTGTAATCTGGTTAGCGGAATTTCAAAAGAAAATTCAGAACCGACCCCCACAAAACTTTTTAAATGAATGCTGCCTCCCATAAATTCAACTAACTGTTGGCAGATGGAAAGACCAAGCCCGGTCCCTTCTTTATAGGAACTGCCCTGTTCGGTTTGTTGAAAGGCTTCAAAAATCGAATGTAATTGATCACTTGGGATTCCGATTCCAGTGTCTTTCACAATGAATCGAACTGAATCAAACGTTTGTTCGGGATTATTCTCAATTTTGATTTCCAAACTCACGGAACCTTGGTTTGTGAATTTTAATGCGTTCCCAAGTAAATTAACAAGTATTTGGCGTATTTTTTGTAAATCAGCTTCATAATAACCAAACTTGATACTTTCAGCACCAATTAATTCAAAACTAATAGATTTTTCTGCAAAACGATACGAAAACATTGAAAACAAAGTATCCCAAAGTTGGACAAGAGAAAAAGGTTCGCGGGTTTCTGTCATTTTACCTGCTTCGATTTTTGCCAGATCCAGAATGTCATTGATCATTCCCAGTAAATGAACTCCGTTTTCATAGAGAGAGTTTACATAACCTTTTAAGTGTCCTGGAAGGTTGGGATCTTTCTCCAAAATCTGAGAAAATCCAATCACCGCATGGAGGGGAGTCCTTAGTTCATGAGTGATTTTTGAGAAAAATACAGACTTGGAACGGTTCGCTTTGATTGCTGCTTCCACAGCTTTTTGTAATCTTTTATTCTGTAATTGAATTTTTTGTGAGTAGTCGTTTAATTTGTCTTCGGCGATTTTTCTATCAGTGATATCGAATACGGTAGATTTACTGATGATAAAGTTCCCGTTTTTGTCGAAGGTTGCAATAGAATTTAAACTAATAAAAAAAGTTGATTTGTCTTTTCTGACAAACTCTAGTTCAACTCCTGTTAGATTTTCGTTGGGGAAGGAATTAGTAATGAGTTTGTATTTTTCCTGGCTACTTTCGGTCATTAAATCGTTAAATTTATAATTACCAACAACTTCTTCTCTAGTATAACCGAGCCAATCAAGTTCCGTGTCGTTAATGGAAACAATGATATTATCTTTATCAAGTGAATGATAACCACAAGGAGCATTGTTATAGAGGTCTAATATCCTTTCATAGGATTTCATTAGATTTTCTTCTGCAATTTTGCGGTTAGTGATATCATTTCCGATAGATAACACTTCGTATGGATATCCAAATTCGTTTTTTAGAATTCGGTTCGACCAAGTGACTGTACGTTTATCACTTTCGCCGATGAAAACATCATATTCTTGGCGAATGTTGTGTTCTGGCCTATGAAAGATATTCCACAATTGTGATTTAACTTCGTTGGACTTTTCCATCGGAATTTGAAATAAATCCAAAACCACGTCTTTCCCTTCTGCTAAATCTTTTGTGGTTTGAAAGAATTCTTCTGCGTAAGGATTGATGGAATGAATTTTAAAGTCCGGACTCCAGCGAATGATGATGGAATTAGCTGTGTCGTAGATATCTTGGTATTGTTTTTCTTTTTCTCTGATGGTGCGTTCAATTTCTTCTGAGTTACTTAAATTTTTCCTAAAAAGGATAAGTCTCAGTTTTTTTTCTTTTTTCAACGCAAAATAATAGTAGTAGGTAAGTAGTAGTGATCCAATCACAATGAGAATTGTAAGGATTTCAAAAATCATTTGATTTCCAACAATAACATGGTCATATCGTCCGCAACTTTGCCACCAGAGAAATTCAAAACTTCAGTTTGAACAGATTCGAGAAACTCTTTTGAGGTGAGGTGGACTCTTGTTTCGATTAGAGTCAGAAATTTTTGATCACCAAGGTAATCTTCTTTTTCATTTGGAACTTCAAACATACCATCAGAAAAAAGAAACAACCGATCCCCCGACTTTAAAAAGATATCTTCATTTTCTGCATTGAGTTGGTCAGGGAACATCATCAGACAGAAACCTTTGGTTCCTAGTTTGATGATATTTCCTTCGCGGATCAGGAACATATTGTGATGTCCTGCCATAGAGTAAGATAACAAATTTTCTTCTGCTTTGTATCTTAGATAGATGGCACTAATAAAGTGAGTGTTAATGAGGGGAGTGAGGGTATTATGAATCCAATACAGACTTTCACTTGGAGATAAAAAAGATTTGTCCATGGTTTTGAAAGTGATGATTGCCATAAGTGATACCATGGCTGCTGCAATCCCATGACCTGTCACATCTCCAAACAAAATGTCTAAGTCACCGGAAGGTAAGAGGTCATAAGTGATTAGGTCTCCACCTACTAATTCCATTGGCTGATAAGAGGTATAAATTTGGTAGAGAGGTGAAGGGGGAAATTGGAACGTTACTAAGTTTTCCTGGTTAGATTTCGCAAGTTCGAGGTCTTTTCGGATTGCTTGTAATAAGTCGATTCTTTCTTTTTCTAAAGTTTTGATTTTGATATGAGTTCGTATCCTGGCTAGGATTTCCGATTCTTGAAATGGTTTTGTGATATAATCAACGGCTCCGGTTTCCAATCCTTTGACAATATCACTCGTTTCGTTTAAGGCTGATAAAAATAAGATGGGAGTATTTTTGGATTTCTCCATAGCGAGGAGTCGCTTCGCAACCTCAAGACCACTGAGTCCAGGTAATAAAATATCGAGTAAAATTAAGTCAAAATCTAATACTTCTGCCAACTCCAAAGCATATTCCCCGTCATAGGCAACGGCGACTTCATATCCTTGGGCAAGTAAAATATGAGTGATAATTTCAATATTGGTTTCATTATCATCTACAACCAAAATCTTTGTGGCTAGTTTTGTGTGCACAATTCATGAAGGATTGGGTGGAAAAAACATTTGGCAAGAGATTTTTGAATTAGTTTGATTCTGAAAGATAAGAGAAATGAAAAAGATCATCCATATTGATATGGACGCATTTTATGCTTCTGTGGAACAAAGAGACTTCCCGGAGATGCGAGGAAAACCCGTCGTTGTTGGCGGATCGCCGCATTCTAGGGGGGTTGTCTGTGCTGCCAGTTATGAAGCAAGAAAATTTGGAGTTCGCTCTGCCATCTCATGTTTCCAAGCCTATAAACTTTGTCCAGATGCTATCTTTACCAAACCCCGATTTGATGTTTATAAATCTGTCTCTAAAGAAATTCGTAATATATTCTTAGAATATACAGATCTTGTTGAACCTTTGTCTTTGGACGAAGCCTATCTGGACGTAACTTCTAATAAATTAGATATCCCACTTGCCAGTACCATTGCCAAAGAGATTAGAAAAAAAGTTTTTGAACAAACGGGACTTACTTGTTCGGCAGGTGTGGCCCAGAATAAATTTTTAGCGAAGATGGCTTCCGAAAAGAATAAACCTAACGGACTTTATGTGGTTCTGCCTGGTGAAGAAGAAAAATTTTTAAACGATTTACCACTATACAGCTTTCACGGGATTGGAAAAAAAACATATGAACGTCTTTCCTCTTTGGGTTTTACCAAGGGCTCTGATTTACGAAAGGTAGAGGAAGCATTTTTAATCAGGGAATTTGGAAAAATGGGAGCCGTTTTTTACCGAATGGCAAGGGGAATGGATGATAGGGAAGTTATCCCGTTTCGAGATCCCAAATCGATTGGAGTGGAAACAACTTTTTCACATGATTCTGCGGATTTTGCTTATTTGTTACTCACGTTAGAGACTTTATCTAAAGAACTCGAATTAAGAATGGGTCGTAAGAACAAACAAGGAAAAACACTCACTCTGAAAATCAAATTTGAAGATTTTACAGTGAAACAAAAATCTATTTCTTCCGATTCTGTTTTCTACTTGGCAGACAACCTTTTCCAGCAATCCTCGAACCTATTGGCAACAGTATGGAAGGAAAACACGGATCCAGTTCGGAAAATAAGACTTCTGGGAATTTCTGTGACCAACTTTTCTTATGATACAACAAATGAGGACCAACCTTCACTCTTCGGTTAAACTATGTTAGATAATGAAAATGATTTAGAATCTCTCGGACCTTTACAAGTACTCCGAGTTCAAGGTGACCCAGATGCACCTACAGTTGTGATGTTCCATGGTTATGGAGCCAGTGCTTTTGATTTATATCCCATTCATGAAGTTTTAGTCACAGATCAAAAGTTCAATTGGGTTTTCCCACATGGGCATTTAAGTGTCCCTTTAATGCCCGGTTATTCAGGTCGTGCTTGGTTTCCCATTGATATGGCAGCATTAGAAGAGGCAATTCGTAAAAACGATTTTAGAAATTTTGCGGATAAAGATCCTGAAGGTATGGATGTTGCTAGGCAAGCCGCTTATCTTATGTTAGATGCTCTTGGGGTTCCTTGGAACAACTTAATTTTAGGTGGGTTTTCGCAAGGTGCTATGCTTGCCACAGACCTAACACTGAGAAAAGAAGAATTATCAAAAGGTCTTACGATTCTCTCGGGTGCTTTAGTGAACGAATCTCTATGGAAAGAACTCGCTCCCAAAAAATCTGCGTTAAGGTTTTTTCAATCGCATGGAGAATTTGATCCTATTCTAGGTTATGCGAATGCGAAAAAACTGGAAAAGTTACTTCGTAATTCTGGGCTTATTGGCGAATTCATTGCATTTAACGGTGGTCATGAAATCCCAGCACCTGTCATCCAAGGCCTTAGTCGTTATTTGAATAGTTTGTCGTAAATTTTCTTATACACAAAAACTTTTGAGTCTGTCTAAATTAACGGGTGGTGTTATGAAACAGTTTTGTATTGTTTTCCTTTGTATTGGTTTATACCAAGGGGCTTCTGCCCAAAGTTTTGATCATAAACATAGTGTTTGGGACTCCCTTGTCAAAAAACATGTTAAAAATGGATTAGTCTCTTACAAAGGAATTAAGTCTGAAGAAGTTTCCTTAAGTCAGTATTTAGAATCCCTTTCGAAAGTTTCCGAGACACAGTTCCAAGGATTTACGGAAAAAGAAAAAATTGGGTTTTTTATCAACGCATACAATGCATTCACCGTGAAATTGATTTTAGATCATTATCCGATTGAGAGTATTACTGATATTGGAACCCCTTTTTCAAAAATCAATTTAGCCCGAGGAATTCCTTGGAAAAAAGATTTTTTTTCTCTTCTTGGGAAATCAAGGAATTTGGATTGGATTGAACATGAAAAACTGCGGAAGGATTTTAATGAACCAAGAATTCATTTTGCCATCGTTTGTGCATCGATTGGTTGTCCTAATTTAGTTTCCGAGGCCTATACTCCCAACGCTTTAGAGAAACAACTCCAACAAGCAAAACTTGGGTTTCTAAAGAATCCAAAAAAGAATTCTTATGATAAAGTAACGAACACTTTGTACTTAAGTAAGATTTTTAATTGGTTCCAGACAGATTTTACTAAAAAAACAACTCTCATTCAATATTTGCAAGAAGGGTTTGACGAAACCATCAAACCAGATGCCAAAATTGTTTATAACGAATACAATTGGGATTTGAACGAACAAAAATAAAAAGCTAAAGATCGAACTATAAGATCTCGGGAGAGATGGATTTAAGTTTTATGTGATGAGTTCAAATTCGTAAGTGATTTTTGCCGTTTTTTCTAATGTTTTGGCAACAGAACAGTATTTCTCTAAGCTGAGATCGATAGCACGTCGAACTTGTTCTTCTTTAAAATCACCTTGTATTTTGAATTTCATATGGATATTTTTAAAAAGATTGGCTTCTTCTACTTTTTCTCTATCGGCATCGACTTCGACTGAGTAGTCTTTTACTTCGATTCTATGTTTTGCAAGGATCATTAAAACATCAATGCTACTGCAACCAGCAAGGCCCATAATCAAAAGTTCCATAGGTCTTGGACCAGAATTTTTTCCACCGATTTCTGGCGAGGCATCAATACGGATGGAATTACCGGACTCGTTCTGTGCTTCTAAAACATAAGGGGATTCAATGCGATTCAGTTTGATATTCATAAAATTTAGACTAAAAAAACAAAACGAAGCGGGCCAAAGACCCGCTATCTTAAAAACTACATATTTGGTTGTGGAGTGTAACGTAAATAAGGTTTGATCGTTTTAAACCCTTTAGGGAATTTTTTCTTTGCATCTTCATCAGAAACAGATGGAACGATGATTGTGTCTTCTCCATCTTTCCAGTTAGCAGGAGTTGCCACACTGAACTGTGAAGTGAGTTGTAAAGAATCAATCACTCGTAAAAGTTCATCAAAGTTTCTTCCTGTGGACGCAGGGTAAGTGATGGTTAACTTCACTTTTTTATCTGGTCCTACAACAAAGACAGAACGAACTGTAGTGGTTTCGCTAGCATTGGGGTGAATCATATCATAAAGATTGGATACTTTACGATCTGCATCGGCAATGATAGGGTAGTTTACTGTAGTTCCTTGTGTTTCGTTGATATCAGAGATCCAACCTTTATGGCTGTCAACAGGGTCAACAGAAAGTGCGAGCACTTTCACATTTCGTTTTTCAAACTCAGGTTTGATTTTGGCTACATATCCAAGTTCTGTTGTACAAACTGGAGTGTAGTCTTTGGGGTGAGAAAATAAAATCCCCCAACCTTGTCCTAAATATTCATGAAAGTCAATTTTGCCTTCAGAGGTTTCTGCTTGAAAATTGGGTGCTTCGTCGCCTAAACGTAGTGCCATGGTAAGTCTCCTGTAAGATCGGTTATTCCAATTCTAAAAATCTTGTCCAAAAAGGCAAGAATTTGTTACACTTTATTGGATGAAATTTCCAGTTTATTGAAATTTTTCGCAGATTTCCTACTTTTTCGTCCTGGTGAAAGCCCCGTCCCAATCTGGCTCTGGGGGAATTTCGAGGTAGTATTGGCAGCGTTCCCACAGGAGTTTGCAGGCTTCATCACCGTTTGTGGTGAGAAGGGTGTAGAATTTTTTGCCTGCTTCTTCAAATTTTCGGTTTAAATAGGAGAAAAGGGCTGCCTCATAGGTCTCCACAAAGTGACGATCTTCTTCCGTCTCCTCTCCTTTTTTACACCTGATTTCGTAAAGGGTGACAGGTTTAGT encodes:
- a CDS encoding OsmC family protein — encoded protein: MNIKLNRIESPYVLEAQNESGNSIRIDASPEIGGKNSGPRPMELLIMGLAGCSSIDVLMILAKHRIEVKDYSVEVDADREKVEEANLFKNIHMKFKIQGDFKEEQVRRAIDLSLEKYCSVAKTLEKTAKITYEFELIT
- a CDS encoding DUF547 domain-containing protein, yielding MKQFCIVFLCIGLYQGASAQSFDHKHSVWDSLVKKHVKNGLVSYKGIKSEEVSLSQYLESLSKVSETQFQGFTEKEKIGFFINAYNAFTVKLILDHYPIESITDIGTPFSKINLARGIPWKKDFFSLLGKSRNLDWIEHEKLRKDFNEPRIHFAIVCASIGCPNLVSEAYTPNALEKQLQQAKLGFLKNPKKNSYDKVTNTLYLSKIFNWFQTDFTKKTTLIQYLQEGFDETIKPDAKIVYNEYNWDLNEQK
- a CDS encoding ExbD/TolR family protein, which translates into the protein MKLRKSSSNSSIDISSLIDVLFILLIFLMLAVRFTETTSTLQLDLPKTQTDSIGEESPKFKIQINHLGLIYIDGKETGKELLTDVIPKNEDGKSRIVLEVDKKVEFQFFVLVTDLLKSKGYQKIDIVTLKD
- a CDS encoding MotA/TolQ/ExbB proton channel family protein translates to MNWTFSIPAILIFILLFCFSLTSFFFFFRLVLGLRKLEDRSFRLELFPKEPTDAELELFFSPLERTIHWLPTIASLSMLLGLLGTVIGINSAFGAMESQGKVSLEVLAGGIKDALNTTIVGLLVAIPALYFHRFGENKIRYISELLVKDFSNSK
- a CDS encoding ubiquinone/menaquinone biosynthesis methyltransferase is translated as MNQYQLPSQEKKPEYVRTNFDGIAKAYDRFNDWNSFFLHRIWKDWVVREAKKSVPFAKSALDLCCGTGDITLRLSQDPNLEKVVGLDFSEKMLSFAIHKIPKDPKVTLLVGDAMDLSQFADGSFDIVTMGFGLRNVSDIGKCLLEIKRVLKQGGVFVNLDVGRVRPKFLKFFADFYFFKIVPLFGYLLYGKENEMFDYLPHSSKAYPDQETLTGILNELGFQNVRFQNFVFGNAVAHVSKKSSK
- the dinB gene encoding DNA polymerase IV; this encodes MKKIIHIDMDAFYASVEQRDFPEMRGKPVVVGGSPHSRGVVCAASYEARKFGVRSAISCFQAYKLCPDAIFTKPRFDVYKSVSKEIRNIFLEYTDLVEPLSLDEAYLDVTSNKLDIPLASTIAKEIRKKVFEQTGLTCSAGVAQNKFLAKMASEKNKPNGLYVVLPGEEEKFLNDLPLYSFHGIGKKTYERLSSLGFTKGSDLRKVEEAFLIREFGKMGAVFYRMARGMDDREVIPFRDPKSIGVETTFSHDSADFAYLLLTLETLSKELELRMGRKNKQGKTLTLKIKFEDFTVKQKSISSDSVFYLADNLFQQSSNLLATVWKENTDPVRKIRLLGISVTNFSYDTTNEDQPSLFG
- a CDS encoding LruC domain-containing protein translates to MKRWLVLITIPLLLLDCSNKKKGLLLLPFLGLGDGSTATQAEAANTGNGTFTVVGLETTDPGQITAPSETTPTDGSTNGGEQTTTTPTPAPEVASPAPTTPSEPTNPEPVVTTPTPAPVVTTPTPAPTTVNNETTTVVVDQTNGGNFNFETNITVPVTVTVGNESGPVANAPVTVTETTTTGQPNVVGVGTTDSNGSVTIPISVPPTVTTVEISVIGVNPTTGEVVELTGTAPVQQPANGGSGSSSGTVVVAPVINVDTTNFQPVNGCVQAVDTDCDGIANIYDEFPEDPSLATTARSGRYTIAFEDMYPSAGDADLNDHSTIFTTEMDKTPVNKVKVIRGTYTHVAKGAGYNHELRLSLNVSTNAKVQVSYVDGSGKPWSGCASAPKYTANATGDCTGGTLTPAQLKRGILLLPSSDKTLFGSKNAPAAGTTFTINNFVRGVTANVTITFEEPVDLNATKNLVGGHLNYFLAFNQKTDGVFRQIYRPGFFTDSKGKDSFIDKNGFPWAIIVPGIFNHPTEGADIRKPSTSGYIFFNSWMNSNGVAHKDWYLNVDQIPAPNRPSYVVRVSDFYVDNGFSAYLIKAVQKNALEVSASLIVIGAALGFLMKKRLGKQQAA
- a CDS encoding peroxiredoxin, producing the protein MALRLGDEAPNFQAETSEGKIDFHEYLGQGWGILFSHPKDYTPVCTTELGYVAKIKPEFEKRNVKVLALSVDPVDSHKGWISDINETQGTTVNYPIIADADRKVSNLYDMIHPNASETTTVRSVFVVGPDKKVKLTITYPASTGRNFDELLRVIDSLQLTSQFSVATPANWKDGEDTIIVPSVSDEDAKKKFPKGFKTIKPYLRYTPQPNM
- a CDS encoding PP2C family protein-serine/threonine phosphatase, whose protein sequence is MHTKLATKILVVDDNETNIEIITHILLAQGYEVAVAYDGEYALELAEVLDFDLILLDILLPGLSGLEVAKRLLAMEKSKNTPILFLSALNETSDIVKGLETGAVDYITKPFQESEILARIRTHIKIKTLEKERIDLLQAIRKDLELAKSNQENLVTFQFPPSPLYQIYTSYQPMELVGGDLITYDLLPSGDLDILFGDVTGHGIAAAMVSLMAIITFKTMDKSFLSPSESLYWIHNTLTPLINTHFISAIYLRYKAEENLLSYSMAGHHNMFLIREGNIIKLGTKGFCLMMFPDQLNAENEDIFLKSGDRLFLFSDGMFEVPNEKEDYLGDQKFLTLIETRVHLTSKEFLESVQTEVLNFSGGKVADDMTMLLLEIK
- a CDS encoding alpha/beta hydrolase, producing MLDNENDLESLGPLQVLRVQGDPDAPTVVMFHGYGASAFDLYPIHEVLVTDQKFNWVFPHGHLSVPLMPGYSGRAWFPIDMAALEEAIRKNDFRNFADKDPEGMDVARQAAYLMLDALGVPWNNLILGGFSQGAMLATDLTLRKEELSKGLTILSGALVNESLWKELAPKKSALRFFQSHGEFDPILGYANAKKLEKLLRNSGLIGEFIAFNGGHEIPAPVIQGLSRYLNSLS
- a CDS encoding PAS domain-containing sensor histidine kinase — translated: MIFEILTILIVIGSLLLTYYYYFALKKEKKLRLILFRKNLSNSEEIERTIREKEKQYQDIYDTANSIIIRWSPDFKIHSINPYAEEFFQTTKDLAEGKDVVLDLFQIPMEKSNEVKSQLWNIFHRPEHNIRQEYDVFIGESDKRTVTWSNRILKNEFGYPYEVLSIGNDITNRKIAEENLMKSYERILDLYNNAPCGYHSLDKDNIIVSINDTELDWLGYTREEVVGNYKFNDLMTESSQEKYKLITNSFPNENLTGVELEFVRKDKSTFFISLNSIATFDKNGNFIISKSTVFDITDRKIAEDKLNDYSQKIQLQNKRLQKAVEAAIKANRSKSVFFSKITHELRTPLHAVIGFSQILEKDPNLPGHLKGYVNSLYENGVHLLGMINDILDLAKIEAGKMTETREPFSLVQLWDTLFSMFSYRFAEKSISFELIGAESIKFGYYEADLQKIRQILVNLLGNALKFTNQGSVSLEIKIENNPEQTFDSVRFIVKDTGIGIPSDQLHSIFEAFQQTEQGSSYKEGTGLGLSICQQLVEFMGGSIHLKSFVGVGSEFSFEIPLTRLQIVPEGLKQKSKLGPTHTDEIIQTEKQEESEEEFVQSFLNASSPELKREILKLIRIQNFGLLTGVLNGIQTEDRGKKILEQKVQNKRYKFLIDLLQSSNLSE